AAGGCAGTGCCGTCAAAATCTGCTTTTGCCATAGTTCTACTCCCTGAAAATAGTTATCGGACGTACGGTAAAAAAGACAAGGCTGTGACCGGTGTGGGATTCTCCCAAATTTGGCAAGAAAGTTGCAGCCCTTCCACTACATTCTTCAGAAGAAGGAAGCTCTATGCAGACTACACACCCGGATGGCGCCTACAACCGCATAGACGTGCGGGAACATTATCGTCTGCAGCTCGCTGACGGCCAGGGGTGGGAAATTGTTGCCGCACAGGGCGCAGAGCCCTGGGTGGATAAACTGGCTTCGATCATGCGGCTTCCCTGCGCCGCGTCCGATGGCCATCCAAAGCTGGTCTTCACGCGCAAGAGTCTGGACAGAGACTGGTGGCGAGACCCGGTATCGAGGCTCGCCCCGGCCGTCGCAAAGAGTCTGCCGGAGAAGGGTTGGATCGCGCATGACCTCACCTCTCTTCACTTCTGGGCCCATGATGAGGTACCCGACGTGGTCTGTGAGATGGGAGATGAGCAGGATCATGATCTGGATATCGTAAGGATGTGGCTCGCGCTTGCGCCCATCTACAACCGGACTCTGGAATTGGGAGGTCTTCCGCTGCATGCGGGACTGGTCGAGAAAAAGGGGAGAGCAGTGCTGTTAGCGGCTCCGGGCGGCACCGGAAAATCGACGTGCTGCGCCAGGATACCGGCTCCGTGGAGAGCTCTCTGTGACGATTTGACGCTCATGGTGTTGGATGCCACCGGTCAGCACCAGGTTCACCCGTTCCCGACGTGGAGCAATTATCTTTGGAAGGTTTCCGAAAACACCTGGGATGTGCACCAGCATTTTCCTCTCTCCGCACTATTCTTTCTGGAACAGGGGGAATCGGATCAGGCCACAAGCATCGGGCAGGGAAAAGCTTCTGTTCTTATCACCGAGTCGGCCGAGCAGGTATGCCAGACAGCCTGGAGAAATCTCATCCCCGAGGAGGAACGATATTTGAAAGAGAGGTTGTTTCAGAACGCGTGTGCCCTTGCCAAGGTTGTTCCCGCGTTCAAGCTCAGCGTTACTCTTCACGGCCGTTTCTGGGAAGAGATAGATAAGGCCCTCGAGCGATGAAACAGAAATACATCAACTACGTCGGCCCAAGCATGAACCCGCTGTTTGTCGATGGCGACGGCCTGCATGTAGTTCCGTATGGGGAGTGCACGATCAGAAGGGGTGATGTCATTGTCTTTGTTCCACCAGGAGGGGAGACAAAAGTAGTGCACCGGGTGGTCTCCTGTGATGACGAGGGCATCAGGACCAGAGGGGATAATTCCAAGTGCAACGATCCGTGGGTTCTGGCCCCGGATAACATTCTCGGGCAGGTGACGTATATACAGCGAAGGGACAGGAAGCGGAACATCAGGGGCGGTTTCGCGGGGCGGATCGAGGCGTATTCCTTTCGTTTCATGCATGCCGGCAACAGGGTGGTGTCTGTTGTGCTTCATCCCTTTTACCGGGGCTTGTGCCGCTCGAAGTTTCTGCGAAGAAGACTGCATCGGATGGTGAAACCGAGAGTCCTCGCATTCAGCCGAGGTGGAAACACGGAACTGCAGCTGGTTGTGGGACGCAGGCTCATCGGAAGGAGACGGGCCGGAAAAAAGGATTGGGAAATCAGACGCCCTTTCAAGCTTTGCGTGGACGAAACGTTATTGCCAAACCTGGAGAAAAGTGAGGTGTATCCATGAAAAAACCAAGATATGTGATTCTGTTACTCATGTTGTTGGGCGCCGGAGGCCTTGCTGCGTGCCACAAAACACCTGCACCGAAACCGGAAGCCCAGAGAGAGACCATAATTAAGGTGGGGCCTGTCCGCCTGAATCCACACCCCGCGTCCCTTGCGGGCAAGACTGTGGTGCTTCGGTGGAACGGCCAATGCAACGGCGACACCTTTCTCAATAGTCTGGCCGAGCTTCTCAAGAGCGAAATAAAACAGGTCAAGATCGTCAAGATGTGGGATGCCGATGCCAGTACGGCTGTGATATCGTCGGGCCTGCGGGAGAGCGAAACCATAGCCGGTGTTGTGGCGTCCCAGAAACCAGCCCTTGTTATCGCGGCCCAGGCTGACTCGGGGTGAGGCCACTGTATATCGCGGCTGGTAGTTGACCAGCTCAATCTTGAAAAGAGAGGCATCCCCACGGTCACCATTGTCACCGCGCCCTTTGAAGACCAGTTCAAGGCTCTGGTAAAGGAACAGGGCATGAAAGAACTGGCGCATGTAGTAGTACCGCACCCGATCGGCGGACTAAATTTTCAGGGTGTGCAGCAGAGGGCAACGATGGCTTTTACCGGAGTACTGGAAGCCGCCCGAGAGTGGCAACCGTCCGGAATGTAGGGTGATTTCCGGTCGTCCGGATCGATCCTCGCCGGTCTAACGCAAGCGCATCGCAATCAGGTGGGGACCGGGTTCTCCAAGCGCACTGCGCATGTGGCGAGCCAGTCCTTCAGTGGTATCGACGGAAACTGCCGGAACGCCCAGGGCCTGTGAGACCTTTATCCAGTCGATCGACGGACGTTCCAGGTCGATAACGCTCCTGGTGACAGGTCCGGGTGATGTCACGCCGTCGCGCAGAATCTGACTGCGCAGCGCATTGTAGCTGCTGTTATTAAAGATCAGCGTTGTTACATTCAGCCCTTCGCGAGCCTGGGTCCAAAGGGATTGTACGGTGAACATCGCGCTGCCATCAGCCTCGAGCGAAATGACGGGCCGATCAGGCGATGCCACCGCTGCCCCTGTGGCACAGGGCATTCCCCATCCGATCGTTGTGCCTCCAGGCATGAGAACAGAGTGCGGTGCCACTCGCGGCGCCATCACATAATACCCGCGCGTTGATGTGATCCCTTCATCCACGACTATGGCACCTTCGGGCTGGAGAGCGGCGATTGTCTGACACGCTTTATCGGCGGTCAGTTCTCCTGCAGGAATCCCAGGCGGCTCGAACGAAGCCAGGATGCCAGAAGGCAGATTGGCAGCGCCCGGCGCACCAACAGCGTCGGCCAACCTCTCCAGCGCCTCAACCACGTCCTGCCCGGGCTCAACAAGCGACACTTTTTCCTGTTCTTTCTTCAAAATTCTGCTATCAAACCCCTGCCAGCCGGAGAAGGTGACGGGCTCGTCCGTACCCGCAAGCACCACGCCATGGTACATACCCATGTCCTGCTGGCCGGGGAGATGTGCCGTGCGCTGCACTACCGGCAGTCCCGCACCCCGTTCCCAGCACGCGGCAAAAATCCCGGTGAACAGATCACATCCCGTTGCGGCCTTGATGCGGGCCACTGCAGCGAGACCCCGCTTGCCGAGACTCTTTCCTCCGAGAATAAGAGCCGACGGAGACTGCGTCCGCAGCAGCGCCCCGGCCCGGTCTATCCGTAGCTGTTCGACTGGTTCCGGGCGAGAGTTCGCGACATCAACTGTATCTGTTTTCGACTCTGTTGATTGATAGTCCTGCGGTATGATAAGCGTTGCTATTTCGCCTCGCAGGGCAGCGCGCACGCTTTCTGCGGTGTCCCGGGAGAGTGTCTCCACCGATCGGACTGTACGGCACAATCCTGATACAGGGCGAGCCACAGACTCTATATCGAGATGAAAACCCGGATTCTCAGCGCGATGCCATGTGGCGTGGTCTCCGATTACGTTGAGGATGGGCGTGCGCGCCTGCTGAGCGTTGTGCAGGGCAGCAATACCGTTTGCAAGGCCCGGCCCCTGATGAAACAACGTCATCGCGGGCTTTCCCTTCAGGCGGCCGTAACCGTCCGCCGCACCGGCACAAACTCCCTCAAAGAGCCCGAGTACAGTTCTAATCCCAGGGAGAGCATCCAATGCGCGGACCAACAGCATTTCCGTGGTCCCGGGATTGACAAAACAGGCTTCAATGCCCGATGCGAGTGCAGTCCTGACAAAAAGTTCAGCGCCATTCATGTAGTGTTCTCCAATTGCGGTTCGTTAACGTGACAGTAGTATAGTGAGTTTGGGAAGCGTGCGCAACAGAGAGCGTGGCGGAACCCATGGCGCGATTGGCTTGAGCGGCTTCGTGTCCCGGGTAGGAACTGCTGCTGTGTCATCCCTTGAAATCGTCTGGTATTGGCGCAAACCGGTGAGCATCAGGCCAGAATCTGTTCTCTGGCTCGCAGGGGATAATTCCCTTCCGGCAGAGCTCCGAATGCCACTCGTATTTCATTACGATCTTTTCCGACGCCGTGGGCTCGGGATCGAACTTCACGCAGCGCACGGGAGAATAGGCCGTCTCTCCGAACCCGGTGCCTGCTTCTTCATTCTTTTTTTCGAACGTGCGGGAGGGGCGGCTTTCGATGGGGGCAGGAGCTGCTGTGCCGGCGGCAGCCTGGTCCTTCTGTGAGGGCTTTTCCCGCATGCGAACGGGCTCCGGAAGTTTCTCCCTGTACACTGCGAGGGCAATAGTGCCCATTGCGGATGCGTCGGAGAAGACCTTCTCCGCATAAGAATCGGGCTGCTCGGTGAAATAGAACCTGTTTGTCCTGTCTATGCCGGTTCGCCACCCCTCGAAGGTGTTTGTTTCATGAGGAGCGAGGATGTACATTTGTTCTCTCTTCTTAAGATCAGATCTAGCGCCGTCTATGATATTTCTTCCGTCCACTGCGATGACGATACCGATCCGGCTATTCGATCTGTTGGTAACCTGGACAGCGTACCTCTGGCCTTTTATGGCCTCCACATAGAAATAGGAGGCATCTTGACGCAGCTGTGGATAGGTCATGTACTTCGCGAACTCTGCTCCGTTGTCCGAGAGGATGCGCACGTCCACGATGGTACGCCTCCCTGTGTGCGCACACGCCGTCGCAGCTACCACTGCCACCAGAAAGAAAAACGTTACCAATGCCTTCCATACCATGATAGCACCTCTCTATAGCTTTTTTGACTCACCACATTATCCGACAATCCGACCCTGAGAAAAGTTCCCGCAACTTGACAGAGGAGTGCTTTGTGCTCAGTGTATAGTTGGAATGCTTCCGGGAGAAGGATTGTAGACGGCCGGGCTGCAGGCGCCGGTAATATTCAGGAGGGGATGATGATACCGCAGATTAGAAAGATTCTTTATGCAACCGATCTTACCAAAAACTCTTCGTATGCATTCTATTTTGCCGCGGATATGGCGCGGAAACACGATGCAAAGATCATTATACTTCATTGTATCGGAGCAATTCCTCCCTCGGTGTATATGGAAGCGGGTTTTACGGACGCTGAGGCGCTCCTGCAGCGGTCAAAAGAAGCAGAAAAAAAAGAGAACGTGATCGAAATCAAAAGCCGCCTGGAGGAATTCTGCAAGAGGGTGGAATCACAGATCGGCCCGCCGTGTGCGAGCCTCGTCGCTGACGTTGTCGTTAAGGCCGGTTATCCCGTGGAAGAAATATTGAACACGGCAGACACCCAGGGTTGTGACGTCATCGTGATGGGGACACACGGCAAGGGGATATTGCGTCAGGCCTTTCTGGGCAGCGTGGCACGGTCGGTGCTGGAGAGAAGCCGAAAGCCTGTTTTTATTATTCCGCTACCTTCTGAAAAGAGCGGTGGGGAATGGGTGGGGGCTTAAGGCAGAGGGAAGACCGCTTCGCTTAGAAGAGGGGAGATGCCAGGGGACTGCGTGACCGTGGCTGCTTAATTACCTGTGCGGATACAGAGTATGTCGCCGTCTTTGACAGTATAGGCCTTTCCTTCGAGCCGCCACACGCCGGCTTTCTTGCAGCCCGCAAAGCCGCCAAGGCTGATGAAGTCATTGTAGGCTACTGTTTCGGCGCGGATAAACTTCTGGTAGAAATCGGTGTGAATAGTCCCGGCCGCGTCTTGAGCGGTCATGCCCTTCCTGATGGGCCACGCGCGGCACTCGTCATCTCCCACAGTGAGAAAGGAGATGAGTCCCATCGTATCGCGGGCGAGACGAATGATCCTGCCGCGGACCGCCTCTTTTATACCGTACTCGGCCATGAACTGTACCCGTTCGCCCGGGCTCATGGAAGCGAGCTCTGCTTCGAGCTGCGCGCAGGCGCTAATGACTGCGACGTGCGCGGGAACACGCTCCCTGAGGAGGCCCGCTACCGTGCTGTCCTCCGGCGTACCTTCGGCGCAATTGATGGCGATCATCATCGGTTTCCGGGAGAGAAATTGAAAGCCTCTTAATTTCTTCTCCTCCTCTTCGGCCAGCTGTAGGGTAGACAAAGGTTCTCCGGTTTCAAGGTGCGCCAGGCACTTTTCAAGGAGGGCTTTTTCCTGCTCCAGCGCTGGCTGAGTCTTGTTCCCGGCCTGCTTCCGGATGCGCTCCAGCCGCAATTCGATCTGGGTCATGTCGGAGAGGATGAACTCGTTGTGGACCGTCTGGAAATCAGCGACAGGGTCGGCGGGATGCCCGTTCTCAAAGTGACGCACCACGAGAAGGATGGCGTCACTACGGCGCATCTGCTGAAGCGACTTCGCATCGAGCGTTTCGTTCTTGATCTCTCCCTCACGAATGGCGACCGTATCCGCGACCTCTATCCGGGAGTAGACCGTTTTTTTTGGGTTGAAGATCTTTGTCAGAGCGTCGAGCCGCTCGTCGGGCACCTCGATGATCGTCAGCGGCGAACCGTTACCCGTGGTGCTACCGTTACCGCCACTGGCGAGAGCCTTGAAAAGTGTTGTCTTGCCTGAGCCGGCAGTGCCGACTAATGAAATGTACATCTCTATGGCTCCTTGAGCCGGTTTGTCCAGCGAGCATATCTTCCGGTTGAACCAGTCTCCTGAGAGCCTCAAATTGGTCTAGGATTGGTGCGGGATCTGTCTCGGCTGCGTGCCAATAGAATACATGAATCAGCTGCGCAGCGCAAGTCGCTGAGTCTTCCCACTGTATAAATTTTATGGTATTGGTATGGGTAAAATCCAGAGACGATGGACGGCCGCTCGCTGCGCTCGCTAGGACGATCGTTCCACACGTGGAGCCAGGACGTTCGAAGAGAAGGGTATGTTCTCTGGCTATAGGCTCACGCATTGTCCGAGCCGAAGTCTCATCGTCCCTCGTCCGAATCGCGAAGCGATGATCGTCTCCGCGAAGCGGTCGTCCATCGGAAACAAAGGAGGGCAGCATGAATGAATATCAGGAATGGTATGAACAACTGCGAGTAGAGAGAACTATGAAGGCATTGCGGAAGAATAATTTCGATGCGCAGTTTGTCGCAAAGGCTCCTGACGCCCTGTCTGCAATTTTTAAAATGATCCCTGACGGTGCAACGGTCGGCGTGGGCGGGTCAATGACGCTCATCCAGATCGGCTTTTTTGAAGAAGCGGCCAGGCATCCAATCACGCTTATGAATCCCTCGCCCCAGCAGCTTACGCCTGAGGAATTCATAGAGGCACGGCGGCAGATCCTTCTGGCCGACGTATTCCTCTGCAGCAGCAATGCGGTAACCGAGGACGGCAAGCTCTACAACATCGACGGCACCGGGAATCGCGTGGCGTCAATGACCTTTGGCCCGAAAAAGGTGATTCTAGTATGCGGGGTGAATAAGATAGTCAAGGACATGGAAGAGGCCCACAAGAGGGCTCAGGAGTGGGCTGCGCCCATGAACGCGAAGCGGCTCGCCCTGAAGACTCCCTGCGCGGAGACCGGTGTGTGCGCTGATTGCGCGTCTCCCCAGAGAATATGCAATGTATATGTTGCGATGGCCAAGAAACCCTCGCGAACCGACATGACTGTGCTTCTCGTGGGCGAACCGTTGGGGCTTTGAGGGGTGTGCCGCCGCTTAACAAAGTAGTACGAATGTTCTATACTATGTCATGGATGTGAGGAACGTGGGTCAAAGTATTAGAGAGCAGCTTAACGAGAGACAGTATGAGGCGGCGACCAGCGCCACAGGCCCTGTTCTGGTTATCGCTGGGGCCGGAAGCGGCAAGACGAGAGTGATCGAATTCCGTGTCCGTCACCTGGTGGAGTCGGGTGTCAGCCCGGCTTCTATCCTGCTTTTGACCTTTACGAGGCGCGCTGCCCAGGAGATGATATCGCGGGCTGCCAAGAGTGACCCGCGGTGCCAGGGGGTGGAGGGAGGCACGTTCCATTCTTTTGCCAACAAAGTGCTGCGCACGTACAGCCATTACTTCGGCCTACCCAATACCTTTACCATCTACGATGAGGCAGATGCTGAGGAGGCCATACACCGCTGTGCAATGCAGCTTGGGTTTTACGCGAGAGAAAAGAGACGGCCCAGAAAGGAGATGCTCAGAAAGATCATCAGCATGGCGCTCAACAAGGAGATGCGCCTGGAAGATATACTCGCCAGGTACTATTCACCCTTTCTTCAGTATGCAGACGAGATCAAAGCTCTCCGCCAGAAGTACGTGGAGTACAAAATTGCCTCACAATGCCTCGACTATGACGATCTGCTTCTCTATTTGAAGCTCCTTCTGGAGGACGCAAAGATCCGCCATCAGCTGTCGGATGTGTATCA
This genomic interval from Syntrophorhabdales bacterium contains the following:
- the scmC gene encoding SynChlorMet cassette protein ScmC, which codes for MQTTHPDGAYNRIDVREHYRLQLADGQGWEIVAAQGAEPWVDKLASIMRLPCAASDGHPKLVFTRKSLDRDWWRDPVSRLAPAVAKSLPEKGWIAHDLTSLHFWAHDEVPDVVCEMGDEQDHDLDIVRMWLALAPIYNRTLELGGLPLHAGLVEKKGRAVLLAAPGGTGKSTCCARIPAPWRALCDDLTLMVLDATGQHQVHPFPTWSNYLWKVSENTWDVHQHFPLSALFFLEQGESDQATSIGQGKASVLITESAEQVCQTAWRNLIPEEERYLKERLFQNACALAKVVPAFKLSVTLHGRFWEEIDKALER
- a CDS encoding acetolactate synthase large subunit, with translation MNGAELFVRTALASGIEACFVNPGTTEMLLVRALDALPGIRTVLGLFEGVCAGAADGYGRLKGKPAMTLFHQGPGLANGIAALHNAQQARTPILNVIGDHATWHRAENPGFHLDIESVARPVSGLCRTVRSVETLSRDTAESVRAALRGEIATLIIPQDYQSTESKTDTVDVANSRPEPVEQLRIDRAGALLRTQSPSALILGGKSLGKRGLAAVARIKAATGCDLFTGIFAACWERGAGLPVVQRTAHLPGQQDMGMYHGVVLAGTDEPVTFSGWQGFDSRILKKEQEKVSLVEPGQDVVEALERLADAVGAPGAANLPSGILASFEPPGIPAGELTADKACQTIAALQPEGAIVVDEGITSTRGYYVMAPRVAPHSVLMPGGTTIGWGMPCATGAAVASPDRPVISLEADGSAMFTVQSLWTQAREGLNVTTLIFNNSSYNALRSQILRDGVTSPGPVTRSVIDLERPSIDWIKVSQALGVPAVSVDTTEGLARHMRSALGEPGPHLIAMRLR
- a CDS encoding universal stress protein, which produces MIPQIRKILYATDLTKNSSYAFYFAADMARKHDAKIIILHCIGAIPPSVYMEAGFTDAEALLQRSKEAEKKENVIEIKSRLEEFCKRVESQIGPPCASLVADVVVKAGYPVEEILNTADTQGCDVIVMGTHGKGILRQAFLGSVARSVLERSRKPVFIIPLPSEKSGGEWVGA
- a CDS encoding DUF933 domain-containing protein, yielding MYISLVGTAGSGKTTLFKALASGGNGSTTGNGSPLTIIEVPDERLDALTKIFNPKKTVYSRIEVADTVAIREGEIKNETLDAKSLQQMRRSDAILLVVRHFENGHPADPVADFQTVHNEFILSDMTQIELRLERIRKQAGNKTQPALEQEKALLEKCLAHLETGEPLSTLQLAEEEEKKLRGFQFLSRKPMMIAINCAEGTPEDSTVAGLLRERVPAHVAVISACAQLEAELASMSPGERVQFMAEYGIKEAVRGRIIRLARDTMGLISFLTVGDDECRAWPIRKGMTAQDAAGTIHTDFYQKFIRAETVAYNDFISLGGFAGCKKAGVWRLEGKAYTVKDGDILCIRTGN
- a CDS encoding lactate utilization protein, coding for MNEYQEWYEQLRVERTMKALRKNNFDAQFVAKAPDALSAIFKMIPDGATVGVGGSMTLIQIGFFEEAARHPITLMNPSPQQLTPEEFIEARRQILLADVFLCSSNAVTEDGKLYNIDGTGNRVASMTFGPKKVILVCGVNKIVKDMEEAHKRAQEWAAPMNAKRLALKTPCAETGVCADCASPQRICNVYVAMAKKPSRTDMTVLLVGEPLGL